A part of Fimbriiglobus ruber genomic DNA contains:
- a CDS encoding trypsin-like peptidase domain-containing protein, translating into MRQLTSSAGPARRPARPRVRAAALRAAPIFFFAAALAGGYDSAARADDRPTGTSLRRDETVAVVERVKASVVNIHSERTVNPGADDPFRVTTMQPQRVNGMGTGIVLDPRGYIVTNYHVVDEVQSLRVRLVDGTNCPARVVATDKESDLAVIKIDPPRPLPTVPLGTATDLMLAERVIAIGNAYGYEHTVTVGHVSAMKRDVTLNKEISYKSLIQTQTPINPGNSGGPLFNRLGEVVGVNVAIRAGAQNIAFAIPVDTMIAKAADMLSVRRRLGVHHGLVVADKYERETEDAVLHRWVAIQRVEVGSPAAEAGLHAGDVIERVGDVQVATSLDLERALFDRSIKSIPVKIRRAGEAEATDVTLSLQPVGVTTSVTTTADTVWRRTGMRLLPVGADSVARVDRQLRGGLAVQDVSPGSAAARAGLQKGDVLIGLHLWESINLDNVLFVLNHKDLATFNPVKTYFVRDGRIQNALLVTAE; encoded by the coding sequence ATGCGTCAGCTCACCTCGTCCGCCGGTCCCGCCCGCCGACCGGCCCGTCCGAGGGTCCGTGCGGCGGCCCTGAGGGCCGCCCCGATTTTCTTCTTCGCGGCCGCGCTGGCGGGCGGGTACGACTCGGCGGCGCGGGCGGACGACCGCCCCACCGGCACGAGTTTGCGGCGGGACGAGACGGTCGCGGTGGTCGAGCGGGTGAAGGCGTCGGTGGTCAACATCCATAGCGAGCGGACGGTCAACCCTGGGGCCGACGACCCGTTCCGCGTGACGACGATGCAGCCGCAGCGGGTGAACGGGATGGGGACCGGCATCGTCCTCGACCCCCGCGGGTACATCGTCACGAACTACCACGTGGTGGACGAGGTCCAGTCCCTCCGCGTGCGGCTCGTGGACGGCACCAACTGCCCCGCCCGGGTCGTCGCGACGGATAAAGAATCGGACCTGGCCGTCATCAAAATCGATCCTCCCCGGCCGCTCCCGACCGTCCCCCTCGGCACCGCGACTGATCTCATGCTGGCGGAGCGGGTGATCGCCATCGGCAACGCTTACGGGTACGAGCACACCGTCACCGTCGGCCACGTCTCCGCCATGAAACGGGACGTGACGCTGAACAAGGAAATCTCGTACAAGTCGCTGATCCAGACCCAGACCCCGATCAACCCCGGCAACAGCGGCGGCCCGCTCTTCAACCGCCTGGGTGAGGTGGTGGGGGTGAACGTGGCGATCCGGGCCGGGGCCCAGAACATCGCGTTCGCCATCCCGGTCGACACGATGATCGCGAAGGCCGCGGACATGCTCAGCGTCCGCCGGCGGCTGGGCGTTCACCACGGGCTCGTCGTCGCCGACAAGTACGAACGGGAAACCGAAGACGCCGTACTGCACCGCTGGGTCGCCATCCAGCGGGTGGAAGTGGGCTCGCCCGCGGCCGAGGCCGGACTCCACGCCGGCGACGTGATCGAAAGAGTGGGCGACGTTCAGGTGGCCACGTCGCTCGACCTCGAACGCGCCCTGTTCGACCGGTCGATCAAGTCGATACCGGTCAAGATACGGCGGGCCGGCGAAGCCGAGGCGACGGACGTGACGCTCTCGCTCCAACCCGTCGGGGTGACGACTTCCGTGACGACGACCGCCGACACCGTGTGGCGGCGGACGGGGATGCGGCTCCTGCCCGTCGGTGCGGATTCGGTCGCCCGCGTCGACCGCCAGTTACGGGGCGGGTTAGCCGTTCAGGACGTCTCCCCCGGGTCGGCTGCGGCCCGAGCCGGCCTTCAGAAGGGCGACGTGTTGATCGGATTGCACCTCTGGGAATCGATCAATCTGGACAACGTGCTGTTCGTACTCAACCACAAAGACCTGGCGACCTTCAACCCGGTGAAAACCTACTTCGTCCGCGACGGCCGGATTCAAAACGCACTGCTGGTGACCGCGGAATAG
- a CDS encoding DUF1501 domain-containing protein has translation MAEYNWDDGLAPKAGYLGQRCEAYFVGRPGEKDPYLAFPASIGETRGNKRLDVLQRGFGPKDRPVKVSDLHASIGHALGINPNKEVMTPLQRPMKLVDNGTPVAELFL, from the coding sequence ATCGCCGAGTACAACTGGGACGACGGTCTGGCCCCGAAGGCCGGCTACCTGGGCCAGCGGTGTGAAGCCTACTTCGTCGGCCGCCCGGGCGAGAAGGACCCGTACCTGGCGTTCCCGGCGTCGATCGGCGAGACCCGTGGCAACAAGCGGCTGGACGTCCTCCAGCGCGGGTTCGGCCCGAAGGACCGGCCGGTCAAGGTGAGCGACCTGCACGCCTCAATCGGCCACGCCCTGGGCATCAACCCAAACAAGGAAGTGATGACCCCGCTCCAGCGGCCGATGAAGCTGGTCGACAACGGCACGCCGGTCGCCGAACTGTTTTTGTGA
- a CDS encoding leucine-rich repeat domain-containing protein, with product MLRTLAFALAVSGLCLCSPLRADDAEDKAVAFVKKLGGKVTRDEYAPGKPVTAVNLRYTAVTDAGLKELTALTNLTTLDLSLTNVTSPGVARLAALKRLTTLDLSHTPVADMGLKELAALKTLTSLNLNGTKVSDADLKDLAAIPNLTTLNLDGMIVAGLGGLKDLAAFKNLTSLKLSQTGMTDTEIKVLTALPNLVTLDLSRAKLTDAGIKELTALKQLTWLNLDGTKMTDAGLKELAPLKQLTWLNLDGTEVTDAGLKDLAALKNLTKLNLSYTPVTGAGLKDLAPLQKLTELNLSSTPVTDAGLKELAPLKHLTTLNLWGTKVTDAVLKELAPLQNLTTLDLGNTKVTGAELKELAAFKNLSTLNLSQAQVADAGLKGLATLPNLTALDLQLTKVTDAGLKELALLQNLTTLDLTQTQVTDAGLKELAALQNLTKLDLTQTQVTDAGLKELAALQNLTKLNLFSTEVTDAGVKELRQALPKCLIRN from the coding sequence ATGTTAAGGACTCTGGCGTTCGCTCTGGCTGTGTCGGGGCTCTGTCTGTGTTCGCCCCTCCGGGCCGACGACGCCGAGGACAAGGCTGTCGCGTTCGTGAAGAAACTCGGCGGGAAGGTCACCCGCGACGAGTACGCACCTGGGAAACCGGTCACCGCCGTCAATCTGAGGTACACGGCGGTGACGGACGCGGGGCTGAAGGAGCTGACCGCGCTCACGAACCTCACAACGCTCGATCTGTCCTTGACGAACGTGACGAGCCCAGGGGTGGCGCGACTGGCCGCACTCAAACGCCTCACTACGCTCGACCTGTCGCACACGCCGGTGGCAGACATGGGGCTGAAGGAGTTAGCCGCCCTCAAGACTCTCACCTCGCTCAACCTGAACGGGACGAAGGTGTCGGACGCGGATCTGAAGGACTTGGCCGCGATTCCGAACCTCACGACGCTCAACCTGGACGGCATGATAGTGGCGGGTCTGGGGGGACTGAAGGATCTGGCCGCATTCAAGAACCTCACCTCGCTCAAACTGAGCCAAACGGGCATGACGGATACGGAGATCAAGGTGCTGACCGCCCTCCCGAATCTCGTGACCCTCGACCTGAGTCGCGCGAAGCTAACGGACGCGGGGATCAAAGAGCTGACCGCACTCAAACAGCTCACTTGGCTAAATCTGGACGGCACGAAGATGACGGATGCGGGCCTGAAGGAACTGGCCCCGCTCAAACAGCTCACTTGGTTAAATCTGGACGGCACAGAGGTGACGGATGCGGGTCTGAAGGACTTGGCCGCACTCAAGAACCTCACCAAACTCAATCTCTCTTACACGCCGGTAACGGGCGCAGGTTTGAAGGATCTGGCCCCACTCCAGAAGCTCACCGAACTCAATCTCTCTTCCACGCCGGTGACGGATGCGGGCCTGAAGGAGCTGGCCCCGCTCAAACATCTCACCACACTCAATCTGTGGGGTACGAAGGTGACGGACGCGGTCCTAAAGGAACTGGCCCCGCTCCAGAACCTCACCACACTCGACCTAGGCAATACGAAGGTGACGGGCGCGGAACTCAAGGAACTGGCGGCATTCAAGAACCTCTCTACACTCAACCTAAGCCAGGCGCAAGTAGCGGACGCGGGTCTGAAGGGACTGGCCACACTACCGAACCTCACTGCACTCGACCTGCAGCTCACGAAGGTGACGGACGCGGGCCTGAAGGAACTGGCCCTACTCCAGAATCTCACCACACTCGACCTGACTCAGACGCAGGTGACGGACGCAGGCCTGAAGGAACTGGCGGCACTCCAGAATCTCACCAAACTCGACCTGACCCAGACGCAGGTGACGGACGCAGGCCTGAAGGAACTGGCGGCACTCCAGAATCTCACCAAACTCAACCTGTTCTCCACGGAAGTAACGGACGCGGGGGTGAAGGAACTCCGGCAGGCACTCCCGAAGTGCCTGATTCGGAATTAA
- a CDS encoding DUF1501 domain-containing protein has product MTSRHQHFTRRALLGHSARGLGSVALASLLARNSALGARGAITALHHPPKAKRVIWLYMAGGMSHLETWDPKPKLAEMHGKPMPESFTKGQQIAQLQGAKLNCFAPQHAFKKWGKSGLEFSEIWPQLGKLAADDMCVIRGMHTDAINHDPAHTLMNTGSMIPGRPSAGSWLLYGLGAETESLPGFVVMVSTGRFGQAQPIAARQWHSGFLESKFQGVEFRSKGDPVLYLSNPAGVTAGRQRDVVDAVNKLNRLENEAVDDPEIATRIQQYELAFRMQTSAPELLDFGKEPKSVLDLYGTSKVDGSFAGNCLLARRLAERGVRFIQLYHRDWDHHGAVKDHSAGTAAEVDRGAAALLADLRQRDMLKDTLVVCGTEFGRTPMAQGNGRDHHLAGFSIWLAGGGIKGGMSYGATDEFGYNAVENKVHVNDLHATLLHLLGIDHLKLTYRFQGRDFRLTDVAGQVVKSVIA; this is encoded by the coding sequence ATGACTTCCCGGCACCAGCACTTCACCCGCCGCGCGTTACTCGGTCACTCGGCCCGCGGGCTCGGCTCGGTCGCGCTCGCCTCGCTGCTCGCCCGCAATTCCGCGCTCGGCGCCCGCGGGGCGATCACCGCGCTGCACCACCCGCCGAAGGCCAAGCGGGTGATCTGGCTGTACATGGCCGGGGGGATGAGCCACCTGGAGACGTGGGACCCCAAGCCGAAGCTCGCGGAGATGCACGGCAAGCCGATGCCGGAGTCGTTCACGAAGGGCCAGCAAATCGCCCAGCTTCAGGGGGCCAAGCTGAACTGTTTCGCCCCGCAGCACGCGTTCAAGAAGTGGGGCAAGTCCGGGCTGGAATTCAGCGAAATCTGGCCGCAACTGGGCAAACTGGCGGCCGACGACATGTGCGTCATCCGCGGCATGCACACGGACGCGATCAACCACGACCCGGCCCACACGCTGATGAACACGGGCTCGATGATCCCGGGCCGCCCGTCGGCCGGGTCGTGGCTCCTGTACGGACTCGGGGCCGAGACGGAGAGCCTGCCGGGCTTCGTCGTGATGGTGAGTACCGGCCGGTTCGGGCAGGCGCAGCCGATCGCGGCCCGCCAGTGGCATTCGGGGTTTCTGGAGAGCAAGTTTCAGGGCGTCGAGTTCCGCAGCAAGGGTGACCCGGTCCTGTACCTCTCGAACCCCGCGGGCGTCACCGCCGGCCGCCAGCGCGACGTGGTCGACGCGGTGAACAAACTCAACCGGCTCGAAAACGAGGCGGTCGACGACCCGGAAATCGCGACGCGGATTCAGCAGTACGAGTTGGCGTTCCGAATGCAGACGAGCGCGCCGGAGTTACTCGACTTCGGCAAGGAGCCGAAGTCCGTCCTCGACCTGTACGGCACCTCGAAGGTGGACGGCTCGTTCGCCGGCAACTGTCTGCTCGCGCGGCGGTTGGCCGAGCGGGGCGTCCGGTTCATCCAGCTTTACCACCGCGACTGGGACCACCACGGCGCGGTGAAGGACCACAGCGCCGGCACGGCTGCCGAGGTCGACCGCGGGGCGGCCGCGCTACTCGCCGACCTCCGCCAGCGAGACATGCTCAAGGACACGCTGGTCGTGTGCGGCACCGAGTTCGGCCGCACGCCGATGGCTCAGGGCAACGGCCGCGACCACCACCTGGCCGGGTTCAGCATCTGGCTCGCGGGCGGCGGCATCAAGGGCGGCATGTCCTACGGGGCGACCGACGAGTTTGGCTACAACGCCGTCGAAAACAAGGTCCACGTCAACGACCTGCACGCGACCCTGCTCCACCTCCTCGGCATCGACCACCTGAAGCTGACGTACCGCTTCCAGGGCCGCGACTTCCGCCTGACCGACGTGGCCGGGCAGGTGGTGAAGAGCGTGATCGCGTAG